From Zingiber officinale cultivar Zhangliang chromosome 5B, Zo_v1.1, whole genome shotgun sequence, the proteins below share one genomic window:
- the LOC121987313 gene encoding uncharacterized protein LOC121987313, which translates to MASSKMTLAFTLLSGLLPLFPSAFGAVTCEELPKDLCAFAVSSESKRCLLESVHRGGGRTEYQCRTSEVEVEWRMRDWVETDECVRACGVSRDATGISSDALLEPEFVGKLCSAACYRNCPNIVDLYFNLAAGEGVFLPDLCAVHKVNPRRAMAELLSSGAAFGGAAAAAPTSY; encoded by the exons ATGGCTTCTTCTAAGATGACCCTGGCCTTCACTCTTCTCTCTGGATTACTCCCCCTCTTTCCCTCCGCTTTTGGGGCCGTCACCTGCGAGGAGCTGCCCAAGGACCTGTGCGCCTTCGCGGTCTCGTCGGAGTCGAAGCGGTGCCTGCTGGAGAGCGTTCACCGGGGCGGCGGCCGGACGGAATACCAGTGCCGTACgtcggaggtggaggtggagtgGAGGATGAGGGACTGGGTCGAGACCGACGAGTGCGTGCGGGCGTGCGGCGTCAGCCGCGACGCCACCGGCATCTCCTCCGACGCCCTCCTCGAGCCCGAGTTCGTCGGAAAGCTCTGCTCCGCCGCGTGCTACCGGAACTGCCCCAACATCGTCGACCTCTACTTCAACCTCGCCGCCGGCGAAG GTGTTTTTCTACCGGATCTGTGCGCGGTGCATAAAGTGAATCCCCGGCGAGCGATGGCGGAGCTTCTCAGCTCCGGCGCAGCGTTTGGCGGCGCCGCTGCTGCTGCACCGACATCCTACTGA